In Chitinivibrionia bacterium, one DNA window encodes the following:
- a CDS encoding cation diffusion facilitator family transporter, whose translation MGKMDKTKAGYVEGIVSVLGNAVLFAAKMWVSVITGSIALAADAWHTLSDSLTSIIVIISTKLSSKKADKEHPFGHGRWEQLAALFIAVFLGIIAFEFLRESILLLTGGGEKNVVFGTLAIVITAGSIVVKEAMAQWAYYLGKKFDNASLIADGWHHRSDALSSVPVLIGIVISKFFEVWWMDGVLGIIIALMLFYATYHIMHETINKLLGEMPSKDLINSIKKAVADVYPENMELHHFHLHNYVSHKELTFHIRLDGSQNIKTGHEIASRIEDIIEKNFGMTATVHVEPLGRELNKPSI comes from the coding sequence ATGGGTAAAATGGATAAAACAAAAGCGGGATATGTCGAAGGCATAGTTTCCGTATTGGGAAACGCGGTGCTGTTTGCCGCAAAAATGTGGGTCAGCGTAATAACGGGGTCAATCGCATTGGCGGCGGACGCTTGGCACACGCTTTCGGATTCGCTTACTTCCATAATAGTTATAATATCCACAAAATTATCATCCAAAAAGGCAGACAAAGAACACCCTTTCGGACACGGAAGGTGGGAGCAGTTAGCCGCGCTTTTTATTGCCGTATTTTTGGGAATTATCGCATTTGAGTTTTTGCGCGAATCCATACTCCTGCTTACGGGCGGCGGCGAAAAAAATGTTGTGTTCGGAACGCTTGCCATTGTAATCACCGCAGGCTCCATAGTCGTAAAGGAAGCAATGGCGCAATGGGCGTATTATCTCGGAAAAAAATTCGATAACGCAAGCCTAATAGCCGACGGTTGGCACCACCGAAGCGACGCGTTGTCGTCAGTTCCCGTTTTAATAGGAATAGTAATCTCGAAATTTTTTGAGGTTTGGTGGATGGACGGCGTGCTCGGAATAATTATTGCGCTTATGCTTTTTTACGCGACCTATCATATAATGCACGAAACCATAAATAAACTTTTGGGCGAAATGCCGTCGAAAGACTTAATAAATTCGATAAAGAAAGCAGTTGCAGACGTATATCCCGAAAATATGGAACTTCATCATTTTCATCTTCACAATTATGTCTCGCACAAGGAGCTAACGTTTCATATTCGCTTGGACGGCAGTCAAAACATAAAAACAGGACACGAAATAGCAAGCAGAATTGAGGATATTATAGAGAAAAATTTCGGTATGACAGCAACTGTTCACGTGGAGCCGTTAGGGCGCGAGCTGAACAAGCCGTCAATCTAA